A genome region from Flavobacteriales bacterium includes the following:
- a CDS encoding alpha/beta hydrolase, giving the protein MIRVLLPLAIASLMISSCGSKKIAVLREGEPEITGDTVVLFDQQRNRKIPVAIYHPNESVKTNDHKVIVFSHGYGRNLGGDYLAYTYLTEFLASKGYLVVSVQHELQTDSLMPLQGNPQEVRRPFWDRGVENILFVINHLKNKFEGHDNIVLMGHSNGADMTALFPQKYPGIVETIITLDNRRMPLPRMEGLRVFSIRSSDQPADSGVLPTAEEMQQFRITLVKLESTIHDHMDDHANANERRQIQKLVLSFLEAH; this is encoded by the coding sequence ATGATAAGAGTACTCCTACCGCTGGCAATAGCTTCTCTTATGATCTCGAGTTGTGGGTCAAAAAAGATTGCCGTATTACGAGAGGGTGAACCTGAAATCACAGGGGACACGGTAGTGCTGTTTGATCAACAGCGAAATCGAAAAATTCCTGTAGCAATTTATCATCCAAATGAATCGGTCAAAACAAACGACCATAAGGTTATTGTTTTCAGCCATGGCTACGGTAGAAATCTAGGTGGAGATTATCTGGCTTATACCTACCTGACGGAGTTTTTAGCCTCGAAAGGCTACTTGGTAGTAAGTGTTCAGCACGAATTACAGACTGATAGTCTGATGCCTTTGCAGGGGAATCCTCAGGAAGTTAGACGGCCATTTTGGGATCGTGGTGTAGAAAACATACTGTTCGTGATTAATCATCTCAAAAACAAGTTTGAAGGCCACGATAATATTGTCCTTATGGGCCATTCGAACGGAGCAGATATGACGGCATTGTTTCCACAGAAATACCCCGGTATCGTGGAAACGATCATTACCCTAGACAATCGAAGAATGCCATTGCCCAGAATGGAAGGTTTACGAGTATTCTCCATTCGGTCATCCGACCAACCAGCAGATTCTGGAGTGCTTCCTACAGCAGAAGAAATGCAACAATTCCGAATAACACTAGTGAAATTGGAAAGCACCATACATGATCACATGGATGACCATGCAAACGCAAATGAGAGAAGACAAATACAAAAACTAGTACTATCATTTTTAGAAGCCCACTGA
- a CDS encoding GNAT family N-acetyltransferase, protein MINVEVNPDLTLIRWDSVSELFQLVNWGMRSQYEVENSFRKSSVTCFVKKGNQIIGFGRTVDDGKYYALLVDIVVHPDYQFQGIGRTIVNELQSRLLGYDFVTLTAAPDKEAFYQKLGWKKQNSAFIFPKDERQIIDHCEYNCRKQ, encoded by the coding sequence ATGATTAACGTTGAAGTAAACCCAGATCTGACCTTGATCCGATGGGATAGCGTTTCAGAACTTTTTCAATTGGTCAATTGGGGAATGAGATCTCAATATGAGGTTGAAAACTCATTCAGGAAAAGTTCGGTCACTTGTTTCGTAAAGAAGGGGAATCAAATTATTGGATTTGGCCGAACGGTCGATGACGGAAAATACTACGCGTTACTTGTAGATATCGTGGTTCACCCAGATTATCAATTTCAGGGAATTGGCAGGACAATTGTAAATGAATTGCAAAGCAGGTTACTGGGATATGATTTCGTTACGCTCACTGCTGCCCCCGATAAGGAAGCGTTTTATCAAAAATTAGGTTGGAAAAAGCAAAACTCCGCGTTTATCTTCCCTAAGGACGAAAGGCAAATTATTGATCACTGTGAATACAATTGCAGGAAACAATGA